One Colias croceus chromosome 7, ilColCroc2.1 genomic window carries:
- the LOC123693297 gene encoding UPF0389 protein CG9231: MEKILRFRTPISVIRRCMCTPAQEGKTSQANVESLSSRYRPSEFQKFLLVWTKKYKSKDEIPKFVTSELIDRSRSEARIKISNILMFLTALASGFAIWSGKNAAKRGESVHQMNLDWHKQYQEEFKKKEQ; encoded by the exons ATGGAGAAAATATTACGTTTTCGTACGCCGATTTCTGTAATAAGAAGATGCATGTGCACACCAGCCCAAGAAGGTAAAACCAGCCAGGCCAATGTGGAATCACTGTCATCGAGATACAGACCAAGTGAATTCCAAAAGTTTTTACTTGTGTGGACCAAAAAGTACAAAAGCAAGGATGAAATTCCGAAATTTGTAAC cTCGGAGTTGATAGACAGATCGCGCAGTGAGGcgagaataaaaatatctaatattctTATGTTTCTGACTGCACTTGCCAGTGGTTTTGCTATCTGGTCAGGCAAAAATGCTGCCAAAAGAGGAGAATCAGTTCATCAAATGAACTTAGATTGGCACAAACAATACCAGGAAGAGTTCAAAAAGAAGGAACAATAA
- the LOC123693296 gene encoding protein MIX23, with the protein MICPDFLEFQDILKKMRVLDDKIVYSLNTSIPTESFKNKVDASSACQDLYEQIQKGHGERESVIKNCIVVTADTVKNLKAAKEQAPDDIDLLKNLKSEQRKLRLLQTELSVEEVIKEKTSKLFTEKCRTYYKPGM; encoded by the exons ATGATTTGTCCAGACTTCTTAGAATTTCAg gatatTCTGAAAAAAATGCGTGTTTTAGATGATAAAATAGTTTACTCCCTGAATACATCGATACCGACAGAGTCCTTTAAAAACAAAGTAGATGCCTCCTCAGCTTGCCAAGACTTATATGAACAAATTCAGAAGGGACATGGTGAACGAGAAAGTGTCATTAAAAACTGTATTGTCGTGACTGCTGatacagttaaaaatttaaaagcagCAAAGGAACAAGCTCCAGACGATATTGATTTACTGAAGAATTTAAAGTCTGAACAAAGAAAG TTACGCCTGCTGCAAACTGAGCTAAGTGTAGAAGAAGTAATAAAGGAAAAGACATCTAAGTTATTCACCGAAAAATGTAGAACCTATTACAAACCTGGAATGTAA